Part of the Pseudanabaena sp. BC1403 genome, GTCCCAATCAACTATCGGGTGGTCAACAACAACGAGTTGCGATCGCTCGTGCCTTAGCCAATCGTCCTGCATTAATTCTGGCGGATGAACCGACGGGAGCTCTAGACACGCAAACATCTCATGAGGTAATGGAACTATTAGGTGAGTTAAATTCACAGGGGATTACGATTGTGTTAGTCACCCATGAGCATGATGTTGCGGAAAGAACTCGCCGTATTATTCGGATTCAAGATGGTTTGATTGTTAAAGCCGAACAGATAGCGGCTCTCAAATGAGCATTGGTTGCTAGCGATCGCCATGTTATCGTAAATCTAAGTACTAACTCAAGGTATTCACTATGCAAACACTAGCTGTTACTGAGTCTGTCACAACAATCGTTGAAGCAGAACAAAAATTTGGCTTGAGTCGTAGTGAATTGAAGGATTTTTTTACAGAATGGTATGACGAGCTTCCTGAAATGAATTCTAGCGATCGCGCTAGTCTAGAAGTTCTCTGGCGGCGTTATATTTATCATCGCTCTGGTGGACATTTGCTAGAAAGTACGGTGATGTTGTTGCTGGTTTCTCCATTATTAACGATTACTGGTTTGTACGATCCTCCTTTCCTTCTCAAGGCGGAAGAGTCTGTGCTGATCAAGATATCGGATAGTGAAGAAACTCTACAGGGACGAATTGATGTGTTGGTATTGCGCGATCGCTTTTGGATCATCGTTTTAGAATCAAAGAAAACAATGCTTTCAGTTTGGTCTGCTTTGCCACAAACTCTTGCTTATTTGATGGCTAGTCCCAATGGCGGCGGTACGCATCCCGCAGGGAATCGCCCTACTTTTGCGATGTTGACAAATGGTGATGATATTGTGTTTGTGAAGCTAGAGGGTAAGCAATATGGAATGTCTCAGGTTTTGTCTCCTCTAGTTAATCAGGGTGAGTTAGAGGTGGCATGGCAAGTTTTACGCAAGATTGCAGAAATAGAAGTTTGATAGCGATCGCTGTGTTGCTCCAGCCGCGATCGCAAAAAAACATATCAATCTTTTTCTAACGAAGGTAATCGACGACGAGCCGAGGCGATCGCTTGCTGGAGTTTCGCTTGGAGTAATTCTTTGGGTGGTAATACGGTAAGGTATTCGGCGACATGGATACCGCTTTTGTCTAGTTCGAGTAATTCAATTTGTTCTTGTTTTTTACCTGCACATAAAATGATTCCCAATGGTGACTGTTCATCGCTTTCTTGGTCATATTTGGCAAGCCAACGCAGATAAAGTTCCATTTGGCTTTTATATTCATGGCGAAAGTTGCCAAGTTTGAGGTCGATCGCAACAAGGCGTTTGAGTTTGCGGTTATAGAACAGTAGGTCGATATAAAAGTCATCATTATCGATTTGGATGCGTTTTTGTCGTGCGATAAAGGTGAATCCTGCACCAAGTTCTAATAAAAATTTCTCAATATCTCGCAAAATAGCATCTTCGAGGTCTTTTTCGTGGTAGCGATCGCTGATATCTAGAAAGTCTAGGATGTAGGGATCTTTGAGCAGTAAGTCTGTGGATATTTGCTGCTCTTGACGCAGTTGTTCTAAATGATGCCGAATGAGGTCTTCGGGTTTACGCACAAGTTCGGCATTTCTAATCATAGTAACGGCAGCGCGTTGTTTGGCTGCATCAATAAGCTGACTAATTTCGCCAAAGAGTTTTTGCGCTGTCTCTTGGATATCTGGATTAATCTGTGGTGGGTGGCGATCAGATGTGCTCATAATTGGGTGAGATATGTCTCTTAATTGCTACTTAGATAAATCTCTACATTTCGGGTGTTCCATGTTGCAATGCCAATTCCAAAAAAGTCTTGATCTTCAGTCCAGATTGGGCAGTCTAATGCTAGAGCTAGAGCAACTATAGTCCAGTCTTTAAGATCACGATCTTCTATCCTGCGTTTTGCCTCGTACTCATAGTCGCTATAAATTTCTAGAGCTAATGGTGTGACTATTTTTGCTAGTTGTGCGATCGCATTTAAGAATGGTTCTAGTGCAAGATTCCGTTTTTGTAATATTTTGGGCAAATGGTGATTCAATTCGTCATAGCAACTGACGGGGGTAACGAAACTACAGCTAGAACTATACTTCTCTAGTAAGTTGGGAACTCGTTCTCCTAATATTGCGCGAATGAGAATGTTGGTATCTAGGACAATTAACTTTCTCATCGTTAAGGTGTGTGTTTCCTAACGCTTTGAAAATCAGCAAATAGCTCTTCTTCACTGATACCTTGTGTTTGCAGTAATTGGGTAATTTTTTGTACTGCTTCTTGCAGAGCGAGTAAGTCTTGTTTTTGGGGAGTGGGTTGTGTGGGGATGTAGTAGCCTATGGGCACACCATGAGAGGTAAC contains:
- a CDS encoding type I restriction endonuclease subunit R — its product is MQTLAVTESVTTIVEAEQKFGLSRSELKDFFTEWYDELPEMNSSDRASLEVLWRRYIYHRSGGHLLESTVMLLLVSPLLTITGLYDPPFLLKAEESVLIKISDSEETLQGRIDVLVLRDRFWIIVLESKKTMLSVWSALPQTLAYLMASPNGGGTHPAGNRPTFAMLTNGDDIVFVKLEGKQYGMSQVLSPLVNQGELEVAWQVLRKIAEIEV
- a CDS encoding PIN domain-containing protein, translated to MRKLIVLDTNILIRAILGERVPNLLEKYSSSCSFVTPVSCYDELNHHLPKILQKRNLALEPFLNAIAQLAKIVTPLALEIYSDYEYEAKRRIEDRDLKDWTIVALALALDCPIWTEDQDFFGIGIATWNTRNVEIYLSSN
- a CDS encoding prevent-host-death family protein; translated protein: MEIQSVGIKEFRANLHKYTKQTSEPIAVTSHGVPIGYYIPTQPTPQKQDLLALQEAVQKITQLLQTQGISEEELFADFQSVRKHTP